The following coding sequences lie in one Biomphalaria glabrata chromosome 18, xgBioGlab47.1, whole genome shotgun sequence genomic window:
- the LOC106056014 gene encoding uncharacterized protein LOC106056014, which yields MAEIRIPTDQIPADILQRLQAMIPQIHFSGGQSQPNNNFIPAKGIAPSQHSPPAARPASFSKSRSFNRTSPDKNRSANHEEDEVDGNDSIVHACNIQPAALAAPDVMDDSDIVRIFPLMNDCKPKSKNSADVVRIFENGPDGVQRFANTTGNVRIDEDGNKGQQRETCTNSDIVRVMSPVVHRGFVHVNSKSDLGKSCLPSDSLRNVKSSASWSESNPPQRERIKQKSTSNRRHSNSVLANPDTTYRKTQTPCPKLDKGGQGPSHMFYLPHTAMSREGSASTTIPLVTDHEKSRSHQNYSDTNIAVQMNEDNDLEDDEVFSIDMRSKQCISETLKPISNETYQKMYETTPVRDLYVSHEPIKSRISPFNTAKVMSEISFGDRQNTRKRLSFDESETSPFKFPSHVAQQVMQSIVSSSAASTVCSLPSTSSASRISSPSTFSQRQILAHPYGHCGSQDFEFTYSSPSIQERYPKPMGNPASTACGLTVSEIMQKLEQVSSKLAQVSGGSRARIRSDGDENSLESCTHAQLPPTRTRGQTFSHGKRRKLDSSFSGDDEDHFSSNQFPNSQDQPDEALEDCQCSAIENHILQVAEQAYKSIRRMDGSVEDFERFRIELASTNTLLKESIANIFNLKTICQHKSRSSSSSSSSSLQTRPS from the exons ATGGCTGAAATTCGAATTCCAACGGATCAGATACCTGCAGACATTTTGCAAAGGCTCCAAGCCATGATTCCTCAGATACATTTCAGCGGAGGCCAATCCCAACCAAACAATAATTTCATTCCTGCTAAAGGCATCGCCCCGTCTCAACATTCACCTCCAGCGGCGAGACCAGCCAGTTTTTCGAAATCCAGAAGCTTCAATCGGACTTCTCCAGACAAAAACCGTTCTGCGAACCACGAGGAGGACGAAGTCGATGGAAATGACTCTATCGTTCACGCCTGCAATATCCAACCGGCAGCGCTGGCTGCTCCAGATGTCATGGATGACTCTGACATTGTCAGAATATTCCCTTTGATGAATGATTGCAAACCAAAGTCTAAAAATAGCGCTGATGTCGTGCGAATTTTCGAAAATGGTCCGGATGGCGTTCAGAGGTTTGCTAATACGACCGGCAATGTTCGTATAGATGAAGACGGCAATAAGGGGCAACAGAGAGAAACATGCACAAATTCAGACATTGTTCGAGTAATGTCCCCCGTTGTGCACAGAGGCTTCGTCCACGTGAATTCCAAATCTGATCTTGGCAAATCTTGCCTCCCATCTGATTCTCTTAGAAATGTAAAAAGCAGCGCTTCTTGGAGTGAGTCAAATCCTCCACAGCGAGAAAGAATCAAACAGAAAAGTACAAGCAACAGAAGGCATTCCAACAGCGTCTTGGCAAACCCTGACACCACGTACAGAAAAACACAGACACCTTGTCCAAAGCTTGACAAGGGGGGCCAGGGACCAAGCCACATGTTCTACCTTCCTCATACAGCTATGTCACGAGAAGGATCAGCATCAACGACGATCCCCCTCGTGACTGACCACGAGAAGAGTCGTTCTCACCAGAACTATTCAGACACCAACATTGCTGTGCAGATGAATGAAGACAATGATCTCGAGGATGATGAGGTCTTCAGTATAGACATGAGATCTAAACAATGTATATCTGAGACTCTCAAGCCTATCAGTAATGAA ACTTACCAGAAGATGTATGAGACCACTCCTGTAAGAGATCTATATGTGTCACATGAGCCAATCAAAAGCCGCATTTCTCCATTCAACACTGCTAAGGTGATGTCAGAGATTTCATTCGGCGACAGACAAAACACTAGAAAACGACTATCTTTTGATGAGAGCGAGACTTCTCCATTTAAGTTTCCTTCTCATGTGGCCCAGCAGGTTATGCAGAGCATTGTGTCTAGCAGTGCTGCTTCGACAGTCTGCAGTCTGCCCAGTACGTCTTCTGCGAGTAGAATCTCCAGCCCTTCCACTTTTAGCCAGAGACAGATCTTAGCCCATCCTTACGGGCATTGTGGTTCCCAAGACTTTGAATTCACTTACAGCAGCCCATCAATTCAGGAGCGTTACCCTAAGCCCATGGGAAATCCAGCATCGACTGCATGCGGGCTTACTGTCAGCGAAATCATGCAAAAGCTGGAGCAGGTCTCAAGCAAGCTTGCACAGGTGTCTGGTGGATCGAGAGCTAGAATAAGATCAGATGGTGATGAGAATAGTTTAGAAAGTTGTACCCATGCACAGCTTCCGCCAACAAGAACAAGGGGTCAGACATTTTCACATGGCAAGAGGAGAAAACTAG attcTTCTTTCTCTGGTGATGACGAAGACCACTTTAGTAGCAACCAGTTTCCCAATTCACAGGATCAGCCAGATGAGGCTCTTGAGGACTGCCAGTGCTCAGCAATTGAAAATCATATTTTGCAAGTGGCTGAACAAGCGTACAAGAGCATACGTAGGATGGATGGGTCAGTGGAGGATTTTGAACGCTTCCGGATAGAATTGGCATCCACAAACACACTCCTGAAAGAGTCGATAGCCAACATCTTCAATTTGAAGACAATATGCCAGCACAAGAGTAGGAGTTCCTCTTCTTCGTCCTCATCCTCACTACAGACACGGCCCTCTTAA
- the LOC106056015 gene encoding kinase D-interacting substrate of 220 kDa B-like: MKELLEHYEYLVNEVFRSARTENDIIDISNINLSDYRGNTPLILAAKSRDFNAVKRLLEHGASLNCSNGDGSTALSYSYRSIPCLQILVRYGADYSCKHGRNALKLAVQNDLFDEINSGNKILFEKRGFHFDTALIVASKSPEDKLLLETLIKKCDGLCLKVSLLRANSIELVKSLISAGVDINESNDRGHTLLHRAVLNNNVQLAQFAVSAKVNIEATDVEGYTAFLLAVTRSTVMMEYLMSCGANTLCANKNGDTALSRALRFGTIRAIHLLSKKDLESRDELNVEDALHNEDN, translated from the coding sequence ATGAAAGAGTTATTGGAACATTATGAATATCTTGTAAATGAAGTATTCAGGTCCGCTAGAACAGAAAACGACATCATAGACATTTCAAACATTAATCTAAGCGACTATCGTGGCAATACACCACTTATACTCGCTGCAAAGAGTCGAGATTTCAACGCAGTAAAGCGGCTCCTCGAACATGGGGCTAGCCTGAATTGTTCGAATGGAGATGGTTCAACAGCTTTATCTTATTCATATCGCAGCATTCCATGTCTTCAAATTCTCGTGAGATACGGCGCTGACTATTCCTGTAAGCATGGACGTAATGCTTTGAAGCTGGCAGTACAAAATGATCTTTTCGATGAAATAAACTctggaaataaaattttattcgAGAAAAGGGGATTTCATTTTGACACAGCTCTTATAGTGGCTTCCAAAAGCCCTGAAGATAAGTTGCTTCTTGAAACACTAATCAAGAAATGTGATGGCCTGTGTCTCAAAGTGTCTCTGCTGAGAGCGAATTCTATTGAGCTAGTCAAGAGTCTGATATCCGCTGGGGTAGATATAAATGAGTCCAACGATCGAGGCCACACTCTATTGCACAGAGCAGTATTAAATAACAATGTTCAGTTAGCCCAATTCGCCGTGTCCGCTAAAGTAAATATCGAAGCCACTGACGTGGAAGGATACACAGCTTTTTTGTTAGCAGTAACAAGGTCCACTGTGATGATGGAGTACCTCATGTCGTGTGGGGCCAATACGCTGTGTGCTAATAAGAATGGAGACACTGCGCTCTCTAGAGCCCTCAGGTTTGGTACCATACGTGCCATTCACCTTCTGTCAAAGAAAGATTTAGAATCAAGAGACGAACTAAATGTGGAAGACGCTCTTCACAATGAAGATAATTAA